A section of the Triticum dicoccoides isolate Atlit2015 ecotype Zavitan chromosome 7A, WEW_v2.0, whole genome shotgun sequence genome encodes:
- the LOC119329710 gene encoding probable xyloglucan endotransglucosylase/hydrolase protein 23: MRAAALGIVAMACLVAVARGGNFIQDSEMTWGDGRGKVVDGGRGLDLTLDKTSGSGFQSKSEYLFGKIDMQIKLVPGNSAGTVTTFYLSSQGTAHDEIDFEFLGNVTGEPYTLHTNVFAQGQGQREQQFRLWFDPTKAFHTYSIIWNPQHVIFAVDGTAIRDFKNHEARGVSFPKSQPMRLYASLWNADDWATQGGRVKTDWSKAPFVASFRNFNADACVMSGGAQRCPAGTMEASAAGANGSGSWWNQELSGMGYRRMRWVQRKFMIYNYCTDPKRVAQGVPAECKLR; encoded by the exons atgagggcggcggcgctcggcattGTGGCCATGGCCTGCCTCGtggcggtggcgcggggcggcaaCTTCATCCAGGACTCCGAGATGACCTGGGGGGACGGCCGCGGGAAGGTCGTCGACGGCGGCCGCGGGCTCGACCTCACGCTCGACAAGACCTCCGGCTCCGGCTTCCAGTCCAAGAGCGAGTACCTGTTCGGCAAGATTGACATGCAGATCAAGCTCGTCCCCGGCAACTCCGCCGGCACCGTCACCACCTTCTAC CTGTCGTCGCAGGGGACGGCGCACGACGAGATCGACTTCGAGTTCCTGGGCAACGTGACCGGCGAGCCCTACACGCTGCACACCAACGTGTTCGCGCAGGGGCAGGGGCAGCGGGAGCAGCAGTTCCGCCTCTGGTTCGACCCCACCAAGGCCTTCCACACCTACTCCATCATCTGGAACCCGCAGCACGTCAT ATTCGCGGTGGACGGCACGGCGATCAGGGACTTCAAGAACCACGAGGCGCGCGGCGTGTCGTTCCCCAAGAGCCAGCCGATGCGGCTGTACGCGAGCCTGTGGAACGCCGACGACTGGGCCACGCAGGGCGGCCGGGTCAAGACCGACTGGAGCAAGGCGCCGTTCGTCGCCTCCTTCCGCAACTTCAACGCCGACGCCTGCGTCATGTCGGGCGGCGCGCAGCGCTGCCCCGCGGGCACCATGGAGGCCTCGGCCGCCGGCGCCAACGGCAGCGGCAGCTGGTGGAACCAGGAGCTGAGCGGCATGGGGTACCGGCGCATGCGGTGGGTGCAGAGGAAGTTCATGATCTACAACTACTGCACCGACCCCAAGCGGGTGGCGCAGGGCGTGCCCGCCGAGTGCAAGCTCCGCTGA